A single Antechinus flavipes isolate AdamAnt ecotype Samford, QLD, Australia chromosome 5, AdamAnt_v2, whole genome shotgun sequence DNA region contains:
- the MYF6 gene encoding myogenic factor 6 — MPSGWFLPGLGAHHPAPEEPEAKEESIMMDLFETGSYFFYLDGENGALQQLEMAEGSPLYPGSDGTLSPCQDQMPPEAGSDSSGEEHVLAPPGLQPPHCPGQCLIWACKTCKRKSAPTDRRKAATLRERRRLKKINEAFEALKRRTVANPNQRLPKVEILRSAITYIERLQDLLHRLDQQEKMQELGADPFSYSPKQTNLPSSDFLSTCSSEWENVSDHSRALAISPREVGGPIIESSASSSLRCLSSIVDSISSEDPKLINVEEVVEK; from the exons ATGCCATCTGGGTGGTTCCTCCCGGGTTTGGGAGCCCATCACCCAGCTCCCGAAGAGCCAGAGGCCAAAGAGGAGAGCATAATGATGGACCTTTTCGAAACGGGCTCCTATTTCTTCTACCTGGACGGGGAGAATGGAGCCTTGCAGCAACTGGAGATGGCCGAGGGCTCCCCTCTGTACCCGGGCAGCGACGGCACCCTGTCTCCCTGCCAGGACCAAATGCCCCCCGAAGCCGGGAGCGACAGCAGCGGCGAAGAGCACGTACTGGCCCCCCCGGGCTTACAACCGCCTCACTGTCCTGGTCAGTGCCTTATCTGGGCCTGTAAAACTTGCAAGAGGAAATCAGCCCCGACGGACCGGCGCAAAGCAGCCACCCTGCGAGAGAGAAGACGCCTGAAGAAGATTAATGAGGCCTTCGAGGCCCTGAAGCGCAGGACAGTGGCCAACCCCAACCAGAGGCTGCCCAAAGTGGAGATACTGCGGAGCGCCATCACTTACATCGAGCGGCTGCAGGACCTCCTTCACCGGCTAGATCAGCAGGAGAAGATGCAAGAGCTGGGGGCAGACCCCTTCAGCTACAGCCCTAAGCAAACAAAT CTCCCCAGTTCCGATTTCCTGAGCACCTGCAGCTCTGAATGGGAAAATGTTTCTGATCATTCCAGGGCCCTAGCCATAAGTCCCAGAGAAG TCGGAGGGCCCATAATCGAGTCATCTGCCTCCAGCAGTCTTCGGTGTCTTTCTTCCATCGTGGACAGTATTTCCTCAGAAGACCCTAAGCTTATCAACGTGGAGGAGGTGGTGGAGAAATAA